The Henckelia pumila isolate YLH828 chromosome 2, ASM3356847v2, whole genome shotgun sequence genome includes a window with the following:
- the LOC140883901 gene encoding protein GAMETE CELL DEFECTIVE 1, mitochondrial, whose translation MLGGQSSSRNPMRTLHRLLPQLSISQTSAKLSPAFHKLFSTQNGGGSDWAAHFGGTGSSEPDPLGWDAGASTWSTGLTKEHFDGEAVGHQISRPVAVEPRQGRFEKKSAGWEDDVREKVRELNNENRRGKAFVDSWDEKMKEMAVLMKQVREPGARGSYLKDSEKTEMYKKHKENPEVYTVEALAKEYRVMRQRVHAILWLKEDEEEEEKKLGHPLDDTIERFIDGFPKLFNSHDREFHVASLAYKPDFKVMPEGWDGTTRDPDEVHYEISMKEDEMLYQEFVQRMNFNKMKMANKVKCHKYSRRRPTEGWNLTVEKLGSKDKRGNGGGWKFVSEADGSTRPLNEFEKMFVKRETPRRRRKIFP comes from the exons ATGCTCGGCGGACAAAGCAGTAGCAGAAACCCCATGAGAACTCTTCATCGATTACTTCCGCAGCTCTCAATCTCGCAAACAAGCGCTAAGCTTTCACCCGCTTTCCATAAACTCTTTTCGACGCAGAATGGTGGCGGGTCCGATTGGGCGGCCCATTTCGGCGGAACCGGGTCGTCAGAGCCCGACCCGTTAGGATGGGATGCAGGCGCTTCGACTTGGTCAACTGGGCTGACGAAGGAGCACTTCGATGGGGAAGCAGTGGGGCATCAGATCAGTCGGCCGGTGGCTGTTGAGCCGAGGCAGGGCCGGTTCGAGAAGAAGTCTGCTGGGTGGGAGGATGATGTAAGGGAAAAGGTGAGGGAATTGAACAATGAGAATCGAAGAGGGAAGGCGTTTGTGGACAGCTGGGATGAGAAGATGAAGGAAATGGCTGTATTGATGAAGCAG GTACGAGAGCCAGGCGCCAGGGGATCATATCTGAAAGATTCAGAAAAAACTGAGATGTATAAAAAGCACAAGGAGAACCCAGAGGTGTACACTGTGGAGGCCTTAGCAAAAGAATATAGGGTCATGAGGCAGAGGGTACACGCGATTTTATGGCTGAAGGAGGATGAAGAAGAGGAAGAGAAGAAACTGGGAcatccattggatgacactATCGAGCGCTTCATAGACGGTTTCCCCAA ACTTTTCAATTCCCATGATAGAGAATTCCATGTCGCGTCTCTCGCATATAAGCcagattttaaagtcatgcctGAGGGCTGGGATGGGACGACTCGAGACCCTGATGAGGTGCACTATGAGATCTCAATGAAAGAGGACGAAATGTTGTACCAAGAGTTTGTGCAACGTATGAACTTCAACAAAATGAAG ATGGCAAATAAGGTGAAATGCCACAAGTATAGCAGGAGGCGTCCTACCGAAGGATGGAACTTAACGGTGGAAAAGCTTGGTTCAAAAGACAAGCGGGGCAATGGGGGTGGGTGGAAGTTTGTTAGTGAGGCAGATGGCTCGACGAGGCCTTTGAATGAGTTTGAAAAGATGTTCGTGAAACGGGAGACTCCTCGTAGACGACGGAAGATATTTCCGTGA